One Candidatus Zixiibacteriota bacterium genomic window carries:
- a CDS encoding MarC family protein, producing MLQWNEYVKIFIAVMVIVDPLGAIPLFLGLTSNHSDSDRRRIAWVASLAMAIILIVSCLLGDRILHFFGISMASFRVAGGILLLFLGIAMMHARQSSSKHTPEEDREAENKESIAVVPLALPLLAGPGAISMMIIYAQDAPGWGHRGILIGSSIFAALLIYLTLLFSIRLSRVFGQTGINIVSRVMGLILTAISIEFITSGLLQIFPGWGN from the coding sequence GTGCTTCAATGGAATGAGTATGTAAAAATCTTCATCGCGGTGATGGTCATAGTTGACCCTCTCGGCGCCATCCCGCTCTTCCTGGGGTTGACCTCAAATCACAGCGACAGCGACCGACGACGTATCGCCTGGGTGGCATCACTGGCGATGGCTATTATTCTGATAGTCTCCTGTCTGCTCGGCGACCGTATTCTGCACTTTTTCGGCATCAGTATGGCGTCGTTCCGGGTCGCGGGCGGAATTCTTCTGCTCTTTCTCGGCATCGCCATGATGCATGCCCGCCAGAGTTCCAGTAAACATACGCCGGAAGAGGACCGGGAGGCGGAAAACAAAGAAAGCATTGCCGTGGTGCCATTGGCGCTCCCCCTTTTGGCGGGACCGGGCGCGATAAGTATGATGATTATCTACGCTCAGGATGCCCCCGGCTGGGGACACCGCGGAATTCTCATCGGAAGCAGTATCTTCGCCGCATTGCTGATTTATCTCACACTTCTGTTCTCAATCCGGCTCAGCCGCGTTTTCGGGCAGACCGGCATAAATATTGTCAGTCGAGTGATGGGATTGATTCTGACCGCTATCTCAATTGAGTTTATTACTTCAGGATTACT